From the genome of Leptospira andrefontaineae, one region includes:
- a CDS encoding MBL fold metallo-hydrolase, which translates to MKIQRIIFSFISIGILTACAVTSNRSVLVNNGTPVDIQNINSSDKGPIIFKKIVAADWLADRAGLINLSDPKAVVAGLQSGKEPIQIYFYVIDHPKFGRYIIDTGLGDIFRKDKKEWPVSSIVASQMNLGDLKIHTTIKEWLQKDPKKVEGIFLTHLHLDHILGTQDFPAGTSVYTGQNEPGDSRFLHLFVQGSTDALLGAGTALSELNFFGREGAPIRFLDFFGDQSLYVISVPGHTEGSIAFLIKSTSGVQLITGDTCHTSWGWLNNVTPGGFTKDLERNKTSLNLLQSVAAKFPKIQIHPGHQSISASAK; encoded by the coding sequence GTGAAAATCCAACGAATCATTTTTTCATTTATTTCTATCGGGATACTAACCGCTTGCGCTGTTACTTCCAATCGCTCCGTTCTGGTGAATAATGGAACTCCAGTAGATATCCAAAATATAAATTCTTCTGACAAAGGCCCGATCATCTTTAAAAAGATTGTCGCAGCGGATTGGTTGGCAGACCGCGCTGGTTTAATAAATTTAAGCGATCCAAAAGCAGTGGTTGCGGGTTTACAATCCGGCAAGGAACCGATCCAAATTTATTTTTACGTAATAGATCATCCTAAGTTCGGCAGATATATAATAGATACCGGGCTCGGAGATATATTTCGCAAAGATAAAAAAGAATGGCCTGTTTCAAGCATAGTTGCTTCTCAAATGAATCTAGGTGATCTGAAGATTCATACTACGATTAAGGAGTGGCTGCAAAAAGATCCGAAAAAAGTAGAAGGTATCTTCCTTACTCATTTGCATTTAGATCATATTTTGGGTACTCAAGATTTTCCAGCGGGAACTTCTGTGTATACTGGACAAAACGAACCGGGAGATTCTCGTTTTCTACATCTTTTTGTACAAGGAAGTACGGATGCATTACTTGGCGCTGGTACTGCGCTTTCGGAATTAAACTTCTTCGGAAGAGAAGGTGCTCCAATTAGATTTTTAGATTTCTTTGGAGATCAATCTCTTTATGTAATTTCCGTTCCCGGGCATACGGAGGGTAGTATTGCATTTTTGATAAAATCCACGAGCGGGGTCCAACTAATAACAGGGGATACTTGTCATACTAGCTGGGGTTGGCTTAATAACGTGACTCCCGGAGGTTTTACCAAGGATTTGGAAAGGAACAAAACGAGTCTAAATTTGTTGCAGTCGGTAGCGGCTAAGTTCCCGAAAATTCAGATCCATCCAGGACACCAAAGTATCTCTGCTTCTGCTAAATAG